The Oryza sativa Japonica Group chromosome 11, ASM3414082v1 DNA window GATGGGTTAAGGAAACGCAATTCTTTATTGAGTATTATATGCTTTCTCGTTCATAAACCATATTTTTTGACTTATGAGGCTCAGGCTTCCAACCAAACACATAAGCGTAAGATGGCCTGATCAAGAAGAACCCATGAATTCTCAGGCCACCTTCAGGCTTCAATTTTTCTCAGGCATGGGGTTCGGCGTGTcaaccaaacatgccctaaatCAATGTATTTAATTTAAAGCTTAAAATTTGTCCGGACTAGAAAAATTTTCAAGTCGTTTTGATGAACTGATTACAATAAGTAAAATTTTGAAACAGGAATAGATTAGAGGAAATAAATGCAAAATCTTGTATGGTAAATTCAACAAACAGAAACCTCAGCTTATAATTAGGGGCGGAGCTAGCGTATATTAGGGGGTGCCTATGAACTCGGTCAAGAAAAGTTTTtagcatgtatatatgtaccCCCTCAATACAAACTTAGGCACTCATATCAGCTTAAACTTGAtctaaaatagagtaaattaaacaagtgGCACCACCCTTCATTTCGCTCTAGCTCCGCCTCTGCTTATAATATTGGAAGTAGGATAATTCTGGTCAGCCGTCAACCACGGACATAAGgtaaaatgtcaccaaaaatgTACTAATTGAAACTATATCGGAGCTTTGTTTTTTTACCATTTGAATTACATCGTGTTAGTAAGCAAGCAAGCAATGATATATGATATGTTCCAACATGGTATAATTTTATTGAAGACAGTGTTATCGAACAAATTTGTGTCCCAAATACTGATGGTCGGTGGACGAAGTTGGTTGAAGGTGATGTCAAATTGTCATGTTTGCATGCTGAAAGTATTCCATCCATCCACAGATATATGAACAAAAGTTTTACACATTAACGTAAGCAACTGGACATATTAACTCACACGAAACAAAGCAACTGGACATAACTGACATGAAACATTCAACACAGAATGCTTTACACATATTAACAATCCAAGCTTGACATAGGCTCACGTATATAAAACTTTATTTCATAAAGTATGCACTCCCTTCATTTATTTACTTAGATCACATCCTCCATGGTATTTAGGAGCACCCTACGGATAGACCTCAAAGACAGCTCGAGCTCTCAATTTTTTCACAATCTTATAGTTATTGAAGCCTGCTTTCTTGAAGAGATCACGCCAGTCATTTTCGTCTCGCTGTCGGCCTTTGGTCGCCACCATCATACCCACATCCATAAGGAGTTGGGCTTCCAGTAGTGGTCCAGAAGGAGCTCCAATCACTATGTCAATGATGATCACCTTCCCTCCATCTTTGCGGGCTGGAATAGCTTTCTTACATTGAGTTAGTATTTTCACACAATCCTCGTCACTCCAGTGGTGAAGCACAAGCTACCATAGATGAAGCCACAAAAAAGTTAAACAAACTTATAATTTGCATTACACAGTTCTTTTTTTTAGTTCTAGTCGTTAACCGTTCTTCTTTATGGTGAAGTCGCAAACTTTTGTTGACAACTTCTGCAGGAACTATAAAATTGAAATACATAGCAACAAAAGATGAACCTTTTATTTTTCAACTATTACTTGTTTACTTCTCAAGTCTATCGTgaatatactacctctgttatTATATGTATAACATTGTTGACTTTAGAAAATAATGTTTGACTGTTTATctcattttaaaattgtatcatttataaattttcttgatttttctCATTAAAGGTACTTTATaagcatgacttatattttatatttatactaaatttttaaataaaaaaagtggTCAAACATCATGCTAGAAATCAGTATAGTCATATATCTATACTTAAAAAGAGGGAATCGTCCTCCCCTCCACTTCCTCATAAAAACCTCTTCCCTCATGTAACTGTGAAAAATCGTATTTCTATAAAAGAACCAACCatagtatataaaaaaaactcacccAGTGCGAATCCTATCACTAAACTAAATAGAAAAACCGTTATAACGCATGGGCCTATAATTAATTTGAAAATTGAGGAAGTAATAGGTCATAGTACtcactccattccaaaatataaggcataaacACACTTAACCTAAACATCAAGAAATAATTTATTATCACATCCTAGTTTATTttaccctaataaatataatgcatgcacccaataaaATTATAGATCTTGAGGGTGGatgatttaaaaataataatttagtggATATAAGTTATTAGTTAATTGTATGGATGCATGTCTAATATtacaaaacatttttaaaaaatagttgtgcattatattatggaatggagggagcacTAGCTGGCTCACAATATGTGCAAGTTTCTTTGTGGGTGAAAGATAACGGTTGCATTAATTTTACAAATTACCTTGAGCATGACAGCTTGAGCAGGTGGGATGGCGCGGAACATGTCACCCGCTACATAGTTCACCACACCATCACCGCGTTTATTGCCAATCACCCGGGGAAAGTCCAGCACGGTGCACTTGATATGTGGGAACGCCTCGACGATGGCCTTCGCCgctgcgccatcgccgccgcggcagtCGGTCAGCGACTGCACCCCCTGGAACACCTCGGAACACTCCCTCAGAACCGTGGCGAAGCCCGAGTGGTCGTACGCCGCGAGAGCTTGGTTGAAGACCGTGTCGACCTCCGGGTGGAGGCTCGCCATGCTCTCGTCGAACAGCACCGCGCCGTGCACCTCctcgaacggcgacggcggcgcggccgccggcacGTCCTTCCTGAACCACTCCGCGAgccccatcgccgcctcgacGAAGTGCCTGGACGTCCCGGCGAGCACCACGGGCACCTGGCACGGGTGGCCGTCGACGACGGGCGCCCCGCCTTCGCCTTCCACCAGGAGCCACGACAGCGGGGTGAGGCGGTACGTCCCGGCCGACCCGGTggtgtcgtcggcggcggcgaagacgccCGAGTGGACCAGCAGCCGCATGAGGCGGCGGAGGAATGGGAGCTTGGCGGGCGGGAGGGACAGGGCGGCGACAAGGTCGGGCAGCGAGGCGGTGCCACCAGCGCGGTGGATGGCGGTGGGGATGCCGAGCTTGACGGCGCACTGGAACGCCATGGACGTGACGAAGTAGAGGCTGTGGCGCCACAGGTCGGCCTGCGCGTGCAGCAGCTCGTCGTCGGTCGGTGGTGCCAACATGTTGGGAGCCTGACCTGCCATTGAAATGAGATGTACTAGCCTCACTCTGGTCTGTGGTCTGTTTGTTATATTAGCATGGGTGTGAGCATCTGGGGTTTAAATACAGTGAAGCTGTGAGCAGTGACTCTACCGTGGCTCGTGTTCAGCGTGGAGATAGAAAATATATTGcttagagtaggtacaatagcaggctataagccagctacaaacatattttaaagagataaagaaagagagagataagcagcgggctacaaatctgtagccagctgcagcacggacttcaagacgtactgtgtgtatgacaggtaggatcagatattaatagtatagtaagcaactattgtatgaattgattataatattggctatagatgatttggagctagtagttggctgtactattaaacttgctcttataatGGCCGAATTAATGGCGTTTATATAGTTAGATTTGGTAGttgattttaatttatttatttatttatttttacatgtGTGCACCGTCATGGCGATACGCCGATACGATAGAGCCCAAAAGAAGCCATCTACGAGTAAAAGCAGCGACAGTTCTGCACTCGACGTACTGTTCCCTGTGCTTATCTCTATGGTCCTGTGATTTCTAGGGACGGATCGAGTTCTTTCTATTTCAGCAGTCACTTCACTTCATCTTGAGTATCACACGAATTCATATGAAACTGGCACTAGAGAATCGGAGCATCAGCCATATTGATCAATTGACCCCCTCCCTACCAGACCGGATCTATAATTTAGAGGCCTCGCTGCTAAACCTAGCTATAAATAAAACTAGATAATTCCCTATGTGTTACTGCGGACTGTTATAAAGATTGATTGCTTTCCCCATGCGTTGTAAAAAACTTGTCTTTCCTGCTTGCGTCGCTCCCATCGCGGGCGACTGGGCGGGCGGAAaaaaccctagccaccgccgCTTTCCCCCTCCATCCTCCACCTCGCCCCCGCCAGAGCAAGCGGGGCCGAGCCATGGCTCGGCgagcaaggacggcggcggcggggtaggCAGCCGTGAAGCGACGAGTCCTCTCCTGCGCAGGGGATGAGGGACGACGTCCTAGCGGCAGctgcggcgtcccggcggcgagCTGCTCCAGCGATAGCAGCGGGGTGGAGGCGGTGAGAAGAGGCAGCGGCGAGTTGGAATCGGCATGTGGCGGTGTGGGTGTGGCCGGATATGGAGGGGCGGTCAACCGGTTTCGGATCTGGCTGCCTTCACCTTGGATCCAGAAGGGGAAGGCCGACGGGAGTGGAGTTGGAGGAGGCGCAGTGGTGGAGTTGGCTGGCTGTTGGGAGAAGCTGGTAGCCggcaggtggaggaggcggtcaATCCGGCCTATGCCGAATCTGGTCGCCTCCATGCTcggagggaggaggctggcCATAAGGAGTTGGGGGAGGCCAGTGGAGTTGGGGGAGGCCGGCAGAAGGTGCTAGTAGAGGTGGCCGGTGGAGAGGCTGAAAAAGAAGATGGCCGGAGAGGCGCAGCAGGTGCCGTTAGGTGGAGTCGCCACTTGGAGAGGCCGATCGTTTGCTGCAGTTTTGCTTGTTGGAAAGCCGTGGGACACGATGATCAGCAGTGTGGTCAGTGTCCTGGTCGACGGCGAGGGTTCCTCCCAACTGGTTGTTGTTCCCTCCTCCCGTCCATTGGAGACCCTACACCTCTTAGACTGGCCTACTTCAGTCGTGGGGTGCCCCATGTTAAGGAGAGAGACACGGGTTTGGTTGGAAGGTTCTGCTTGGTGAAGATCGGAAGACCGTCCACTCTGTCAGCGCCTTCAAAGTCCTTGCAGCAGCGAGGTGTGTGGTGCTCGAAGCTCTTGTGGCGCAACCGTGTGGTTGAGTTGGGGGTGGAGTCGGAGCTTCTTGCAGTGGCAAGCTCGGCAACAATAACCCCCTTCTCTCGTCCTTGGAAGCGTCTAAGGGTTGTGAAGCATTGTGGCGGCCTTGGTTTCGTGGTTGTCAGGGAGCAAGAGCACGGGTGAAAGCCCTGCTTGGTCTTGGACTACGGCTGATAACGTCGACGCCTGTGGGCGCCGTTCCCTTCCTGAAGGCGTTGTTGCTTGCTCTCCTTTTCTTCGGGTGAAAACTTTATTCCGATTCTTGGACGGACGTTGTTTGTGTTCTCTGACGCTTTTCCTTGGAGGTTTCGTTTGGAAGACCCTGCCCTACGTTGTCATTGTGGTCGCCTAGCTAGTTCGTAGTTTGTTCTTAAGAAGTCGGAGCTGCTCCTCTGAGCTTGGCAACGATGACTTTTGTTTCGAACTTCAGTAGTTCCTCATGTGGGTCTTTGGCCGGTTTCCCTTAATTAACCACGCACTTGTGAGGTTTTCGGGCCCGGTTTTCCCTAAAAACTAGGCCACCTCTCTTCTTCTTAAACGAAAACAGGAACTTtcaacaaatttaaaattttgttaagaTCTTTCAACATATTTAAAATCGAAATTATTTTATAGTCAAATTAAGCTTGCAAAACTAACCAAGTGTACTGCAAGTttgaaattgcaaaaaaaataaaaaatctacAACTTGAAAATCTAAATATTTCAGTGGGAACTGATAGAAGCGAAATTGTGGAAATTTCTGgctgaaaaagttgaaagttgaaTGAATTTTCGTTAACTAAAAATACTCAAATTTTTGGCCGTAATATCCTATTGCAGGGGTGAAATTCCAGAAGTTCCATTCTGAAATATTGAACCCTGTGTACTGTTATTATAGGAATAATCACTCGATCCATTACATCGCTCATTATACTGGCAGAGCATGTGAAAATTGATGTTTCGGTTTTGCTCGTGATACAAATTAAGAAAGCAGGTCCTGGGGTTTTGCAAAGAAACCTTTTATATCCATCGGTGTAGTTGCAGCTAGGGCTGCTTTGGAACCCTCC harbors:
- the LOC112936098 gene encoding flavonoid O-methyltransferase-like protein Os11g0303600, translated to MAGQAPNMLAPPTDDELLHAQADLWRHSLYFVTSMAFQCAVKLGIPTAIHRAGGTASLPDLVAALSLPPAKLPFLRRLMRLLVHSGVFAAADDTTGSAGTYRLTPLSWLLVEGEGGAPVVDGHPCQVPVVLAGTSRHFVEAAMGLAEWFRKDVPAAAPPSPFEEVHGAVLFDESMASLHPEVDTVFNQALAAYDHSGFATVLRECSEVFQGVQSLTDCRGGDGAAAKAIVEAFPHIKCTVLDFPRVIGNKRGDGVVNYVAGDMFRAIPPAQAVMLKLVLHHWSDEDCVKILTQCKKAIPARKDGGKVIIIDIVIGAPSGPLLEAQLLMDVGMMVATKGRQRDENDWRDLFKKAGFNNYKIVKKLRARAVFEVYP